The sequence below is a genomic window from Cicer arietinum cultivar CDC Frontier isolate Library 1 chromosome 6, Cicar.CDCFrontier_v2.0, whole genome shotgun sequence.
TTGAGACAAGACATTGACACAACCTCTACATGGACGAGAATCTGGGACTAGACTTGTGACACCTGGTCTATAAAGTGAGGATCTATCTCCAGCACCATAGATCCTCCCTTTATTCATCCCCCCAACAGATTGGACCCACATGTCTAAGCAAGCTTCCGCATTAACCACTTGGCTACAACTACTAGACGCTTCCCCATTTTTGGAAGCTTGTTGCAACTTACCTTGAAATGTTTCCTACTCAAATAGAAAATgatttaacataatcaaattacttttccaagaaatacaaatgaaagaataaatgaatgatttaatatttcttacatatgttttttttgctCTTTCATCAACCAAAGAGTTGTCCTTCTTCTTAGTAGGAGTTTTTAAAAAGATCTCATCCAATGTGGGGTCGCTACCTAACTCTTCagccttacaaaaaataaaaaacaacaaaaccGTGAGTCACATTTCAGCAACaaaggaaaacaacaaaatatttcagcAAAATAGCTCTATGCATTTTgaaacaacaacacaacaaaacaataaaaatagcaaatagTAGGCATGCCCTTAATATAAAAAGTGTACCAATCGAATGGTATGTTCAGCAATGGATATAGATCCACCAGTATGGACAGCTCCTCCTTTAGAAGAAGCACAATTTTTCTTAGCTTGATTTGATATCTTCTTAAACGACGGATCCATCCATATCTTCTCAAGATCATTCCAAACAGTTTCTCCCATCCAAGTTGGACACTTACGCTTCTTTCTCGCTTGCATCAACATATCAGAAAGACGCATTGATCCTTTTGTATTGAAGATATTCTTAATCTGAAAATTGTACTCAGGCAACCAAGCAACTTTCTCCTGCAACATtacattacaaataaattataatgttgcAATTCGCATCCACACAATAGTTCAACTCGTTAACAAGATATATAACTTAATCTTACACCAAATTTGTCGAACCAACGTTCCAAAGTTAATTCTGGGATTGCTCCCCAGCTAGGATACAGATCAACATATTGTGATGTAATGACTGAGGTGAGGGCCCTGGAGGCCACCCTACACGGTAACCACttgtaaacaatttaaaaaaaaacttgaaatgAACCATAATCCTTATGTAGTAATGAAAAGTTAATCNNNNNNNNNNNNNNNNNNNNNNNNNNNNNNNNNNNNNNNNNNNNNNNNNNNNNNNNNNNNNNNNNNNNNNNNNNNNNNNNNNNNNNNNNNNNNNNNNNNNNNNNNNNNNNNNNNNNNNNNNNNNNNNNNNNNNNNNNNNNNNNNNNNNNNNNNNNNNNNNNNNNNNNNNNNNNNNNNNNNNNNNNNNNNNNNNNNNNNNNNNNNNNNNNNNNNNNNNNNNNNNNNNNNNNNNNNNNNNNNNNNNNNNNNNNNNNNNNNNNNNNNNNNNNNNNNNNNNNNNNNNNNNNNNNNNNNNNNNNNNNNNNNNNNNNNNNNNNNNNNNNNNNNNNNNNNNNNNNNNNNNNNNNNNNNNNNNNNNNNNNNNNNNNNNNNNNNNNNNNNNNNNNNNNNNNNNNNNNNNNNNAGTATGGACAGCTCCTCCTTTAGAAGAAGCACGATTTGATATCTTCTTAAACGAAGGATCCATCGATATCTTCTCAAGATCATTCCAAACAGTTTCTCCCATCCAAGTTGGACACTTACGCTTCTTTCTCGCTTGCATCAACATATCAGAAAGATGCATTGATCCTTTTGTATTGAAGATATTCTTAATCTGAAAATTGTACTCAGGCAACCAAGCAACTTTCTCCTGCAACATtacattacaaataaattataatgttgcAATTCGCATCCACACAATAGTTCAACTCGTTAACAAGATATATAACTTAATCTTACACCAAATTTGTCGAACCAACGTTCCAAAGTTAATTCTGGGATTGCTCCCCAGCTAGGATACGGATCAACATATTGTGATGTAATGACTGAGGTGAGGGCCTTGGAGGCCACCCTACACGGTAACCACCtgcaaacaatttaaaaaaaaaataacttcaaatgaaCCATAATCCTTATGTAGTAATGAAAAGTTAATCAGGACTAGTTACATACCCTCGACCATCTGACCATATCATTGTTCTCCTATCAGGCGCAACCCCATGACTAGAATCTGCACATCTTGACCTTGAGTCTTATTACCAATAACAAGCGGTATTGAAGGTGGTGGATTAGCGGAAATTGAAGTATGTCGTGAAACAACTAATGTTAATGGTTGTGACAGTGAATGATCAACAGTCGGGGAAATGTTGTCTTTTGGGACAAAACTTGGTGTGGGCATCATCACTATAATTGGTTCAGATTGATGAACCTTATTAGGTGGGAGTGGAAGCACTGCAACTTGTTGGGTAGGAGGCTTAACATTTTGTTGGGTGGGATGTCGCACATATTGTGAGGTTGGTGTAGTGGCATTGGCATCTAGTGGAAATTGATCAATTGTTGCTTGTACCTGCTGAGCTGCTTGAGTTACCTTATGCGGTAAAATCATGCGATTTTTCTTCAAAGGAAGCTTGAGTCTAATCTTTTTTTTTGGAgtcatctataaaaaataacataaataaaaacaattagcaCACACAATAGTAAACACAATTCAAGATTATCAACTCTACAACATTAAAGAACTTGAATCTAAAACTAATATATCAAAaggtagaatatgaagatttataCAAACAATCAACTACTATTTATACTtactaaaaattcaaatgtcaattgaaaaatcatccccatcttcatcatccatatcactatcattatcaATTGGAATATTTGGAACAAACGTTACATTGACTTCTTCATCGCTATGTGTTTCATCATGCAAGCGAaccatttcttcaatttcagTTAATTGTTCAACATGTGCCATATCTTCATCTTGATATGGCATGTCCTCATCGGCTCCATCCACCTCTACATGACCCATAGGCTTTGTTTTGATAACTGCAGCCCAGTGACGCTTATCAGTTCGCATTTCAGGATAGGGTACATAATACACCTGTCTAGCTTTTTGTGCAATTATGAAGGGATCATAGAGATCTTATTTTCGATTCATCTTGATATCTACAATATCATATTGTGGATGAACTTTGGTTCCTCTGTTCCGTCTAGGATCAAACCATTGGCAATAAAACAAGGCTACTTTGTGAGGCAATTTGTAATACTCCAACTCGAAGATATGTTGGATGACTCCATAGAAATCATCTTCCCCTCCTCCAGTAACCCCTTTCACATAAACTCCACTATTTATGGTTTTCTTACCTTGAGACCAAGCTTTTGTGTGAAATTTATAcccattaatgtaatacttgtgCCAAGTTTTAACCATTCAGTTAGGACCCCAAGCTAATGATAAAAAGTTAGGGTCAGTCACGCCATTTTCCTTGTCAATGGCCTATACAAACATGATATTCACAATAGTTAGGTGagaatttctaatttatttgcaaCAGACTTCAATAAAGCACTTACATACGCACGAAACCATTCTGGGAATTCTCCATGTATACGAGTTTGAGATATAGGATCTTCTTCAAGAATGGAATTAGAGTGCAAAAAGGCGCTGTCAATAATGAGAGAATTGTTATTACATGTATTTGGTAATTATGTGGGGTGTGTGCTTACATACTACTTACTCAATATATGGCTTGACCTCGTTGCAATTGATGAGGATGTGTACATGAGCAGACCTTCTTTCAGCATCACTCAACCAATGTGTTTGGGCCTTCCCACTAGGACGTCCTAATTGATTGCTAATTGACAGTGTTGTTGTGACAACATCATTTAATTTTGCACCTTCATTACGTTGGCTTCTATTAAACAAAGAGATTGTTTTGAAATAGTGGGAACAAAAATATGTTGTCTCTCGATGTAAGTATGACATACATATTGAGCCTTCCACTCTAGCCTTGTTTTTCACTGTGCGCTTAAAATCACCCATCATTCTGGAAAAGTGAGAGcaataacttaataaaagtggaaatatttagaaaaaaaatgaacccGTTAAAGGTGAATATAAAttacctttcaaatggatacatccatcgataTTGAACTGGACCACCAAGTTTTGCCTCATACGGGAGGTGAATTGGAAGATGCTCCATTGAATCAAAGAATCCTGGTGGAAAGATTCTTTCAAGTTTGCATATGATGAATGAAATATTTTCACCCAATTTGACCAATTCATCATGTCTTAAGGTATTGCTGCACAAGCCCTTAAAGAAttgacttaatttttttaatggtttCCACACATGGTCAGGTAATGAACTAAATGGAAATGGAAGCTAACACTCCATAAATACATGACAATCGTGGCTTTTCATCCCATTCATTTGTCTTCTATTAACATCTGCACATCTTGCCAAGTTAGAAGCATACCCATCTGGCATCTTAAGCTTCTTTATCCATTTACAAACTTTCTTTGCCTCACTAGACGTAAGACAATAatttgcctaaggttttttcatttttccatTGTTATGTGGAACCAACTCCAGGTCGCTAGGTTGGCAAATGATGGCCAAGTCCATTCGTGCTTTTTCGTTGTCCTTAGTCTTGTTCTTAATATTCATGACAGTGTTAAACACATTATCAAAGAAGTTTTTTTCTATGTGCATGACATCTAAATTATGccttaataaattatctttccAGTATGGAAGATCCCAAAATATGCTTCGtttagtccaattatggctAACTCCATATCCAAACAATTTAGTATGTGCAGTATCTATCACTCGTGGAATATTGTGAACCAAACCCCAAACTTCTTCACCATTCAATATTGGAGGAGGTTCATCCTTCACAACCCTATTTTTAGGGAACCCTTTTTTACttcttctaaatgcatgattaTGAGGTAAGAAACGACGGTGACAATCAAACCATGAATTTTTGCCAccgtattttaaagtaaaagcCTTATTTCCATCCATACATACCGGACATGCCAACTTACCTTGGGTACTCCATCCAGATAACATGCCATAAGCAGGAAAATCGTTAATTGTCCACATTAAGGTTGCCCTCATTACAAAGTTTTGTTTCATGGAAATATCATAAGTCAAAGCCCCTTCACTCCACAATTGTTGAAGCTCGTCTATTAATGGTTGTAAATACACATCAATGTTTGCTTTTGGGTTAGATGGTCCAGGTATGAGACAAGTCAAAAACATGAATGGTTTAGTCATGCACATTTCAGGCGGGAGATTATACGGGGTCACAACAACAGGCCAACAAGAATATGGGGATGAAGATGCCTGAATGTATGGCGTGAAGCCATCAGAACATAACCCAAGCCTTACATTTCTTGGTTCATTTGCGAAGTCTGGATACCTTGCATCAAAATGATTCCAAGCTTCCCCATCAGATGGATGACGTAAAATGCCTGAACTTGATCTATTATGTTGATGCCATCTCATTTGGGCAGCAGTTTCCGTTGATGCATACAATCTTTTTAACCTAGGAGTGATTGGCATATAGAACATCCTCTTAACTGGAATGTCTTTGTGGTTACCTATCCCAGGCTTACGAGGAACATATCGGGGTTCATGACAAAACCTACACTCTATATCTGCACTATTCTCTTTGTAGTACAACATGCaccctttaacacaacaatcaattttCTCAGACTTCAATCCTAGCATTGTCACCAGTTTTTTCGCTTGGTAAAAATTTTTTGGAAGTGAATCCTTAAAAGGACACACATCTACAAGCATGGTTGCAAAGAAATCAAGACATTTCTGCGGAACATTCCAATTTGATTTGCAAGCTAAAAGTTTCACGCatattgaaagttttgaatcaGAAGCCCCCTCATATAAGGGTTTGTTTGCAGCAGTTAACAAATCATAAAAGTCTTGAGCATCCTCATTTGGAGGCTCTTCATTAATCTCTTCCTCGTTGCCCTCATCACCCATATTTTGGAAGTCATAAGTTGGACCAAATGCATCATCGACCATATGTTGCATTAACGTAAATGGATCATCGTTATCAATATATCCACTACTACTTGGAACATTTTCTGGGTCAATATGTGGGGCTTCTTCACCATGCTGAGTTCGATACCAATAATTTGGTTGGAACCCAAACCTATACAAGTGAATTTTGACTTCACTTGCAGACAATACACCGCTACACATACAATTGTGACAAGGACATCTGATGCCACCATCTTCTACAAACTGATTACGACTTATTGCCTTtgttataaactcttcaacaccTTTTGCAAATGCTGATTTGAACCCCCCTCGTTGAACATAAAGTCTATCATATACCCAACTACAATCTGGGTGGTAGCCATCCATACTTTGAAGGACAAACAAAGAATTGAGGAGCAACGAAACTGCTAACATAATGTAAAATAGAATAGTAtagtaaaatcaaatcaaatagaTAATTCACATCAAATAGAATAATATAGTATAAAATCAAATAGAATAGTATAGTAAAAtcaactcaaatcaaatcagGACTCAATTTATTGAAACAAGGAAGCAAATGCAAATGTATCATTATAGCAAATTATTGCAAGAACACAATTTTCAATATGAATAACATGCATCACTTCAACTTTAAATTAAACCATTTATGTGTCTCATTATAGCAAACTATTCATTAATTAAACGAATCcaactcaattttttcttttagaattgaatttatatttaactaaaattgattttatatttaaaattatttctaacttTACACTTAAACTTATCTTTCAATTTgtatttatgtaaatatatttaaaaaactatttaataatttttgttactaAAATTTCTTTTATCAGAAATAATCTTATTCGAAAATCATGAAATACTAATATAAATATctcttttaaaaagaatttaaattctAACTCACTAAATTAactagtttataaatttatattaaactaaagtgaagtttataaaattaattgacattATATGGTTTAGAATTGTtaagaaattgaaaaacaaaatgagagTCACATGGGTAGTTTGATCCGTCAGTATCCCCAGCTCATTCATAGCTTAGtaaattgaattgaatatttaatatgGAGTCAAAGATTGGTCAATTACATAACTGTGCATGCATTATGCATATGTTGGCCCTCTCTGTGTCACTGTGTGAGGCCTTCAAACTTGAGAATCGTCCACAATTCATTACTTCAATCAGGATAAAAACAATATTGAAAATCAACTCATTTTTAGCACCCACAAGTAATCCAAAGCAGACACGAATGTGATAGGACAATAGTCATCCTCCAATCTATCGATCTTTTAAGTTGTTTAATAGCTAGACATATATATTATGTAGCCAAAGCATCGATCTTTTAAACACTCCCTAAAAAAACAGTGCAGACTAAAAAAACATGGTGCAGACTCAAAAaacaatgtttttttaattaaatatattaaacaaaactTCTTGTTATGTTGTGTCGTTTCCAATTGTCCAGACCCTGGCCTTTATTCTACCACATATGGTAACTGTTTTCAACTTTCACTTCTCTTTTTTGACACACACATTAATCATGCTTTGCCCATTCAATATTTACtatcacaatttttatttcaaccGCTTggaccacttttttttttattatttatgaattgA
It includes:
- the LOC101509976 gene encoding uncharacterized protein; the encoded protein is MDGYHPDCSWVYDRLYVQRGGFKSAFAKGVEEFITKAISRNQFVEDGGIRCPCHNCMCSGVLSASEVKIHLYRFGFQPNYWYRTQHGEEAPHIDPENVPSSSGYIDNDDPFTLMQHMVDDAFGPTYDFQNMGDEGNEEEINEEPPNEDAQDFYDLLTAANKPLYEGASDSKLSICVKLLACKSNWNVPQKCLDFFATMLVDVCPFKDSLPKNFYQAKKLVTMLGLKSEKIDCCVKGCMLYYKENSADIECRFCHEPRYVPRKPGIGNHKDIPVKRMFYMPITPRLKRLYASTETAAQMRWHQHNRSSSGILRHPSDGEAWNHFDARYPDFANEPRNVRLGLCSDGFTPYIQASSSPYSCWPVVVTPYNLPPEMCMTKPFMFLTCLIPGPSNPKANIDVYLQPLIDELQQLWSEGALTYDISMKQNFVMRATLMWTINDFPAYGMLSGWSTQGKLACPVCMDGNKAFTLKYGGKNSWFDCHRRFLPHNHAFRRSKKGFPKNRVVKDEPPPILNGEEVWGLVHNIPRVIDTAHTKLFGYGVSHNWTKRSIFWDLPYWKDNLLRHNLDVMHIEKNFFDNVFNTVMNIKNKTKDNEKARMDLAIICQPSDLELVPHNNGKMKKP